In the genome of Pseudarthrobacter sp. IC2-21, one region contains:
- a CDS encoding GAF and ANTAR domain-containing protein: MSEGMDTRKFHYDGGREESVEDFVLQLQDVILQSSDVRDFLTDMAAIMASRLSQSGNHISCGITVIRNKRPTTVASSDSRARALDELQNSFGDGPCLTALRNGTVIYVPDLDSEPRWPKYNGAARAVEIRSILAVPMHLQAPAQAVVNLYAPVPDGFSHDGIDQAESLTGTAAKALDIALNMAQLRTARDDLSAALKSRTVIDTAIGVIIAQNRCRRDEAFDILVKTSSHRNIKLREVAASIVSSVSGEQEFPTPYDE, translated from the coding sequence ATGTCCGAGGGAATGGATACGCGGAAGTTCCATTACGACGGCGGCCGGGAAGAGAGCGTGGAAGATTTTGTCCTCCAGCTCCAGGACGTCATCCTGCAAAGTTCCGACGTCCGTGACTTCCTCACGGATATGGCCGCCATCATGGCCTCGCGGCTGTCACAGAGCGGGAACCACATCTCGTGCGGGATCACCGTAATCCGGAACAAACGGCCCACCACGGTGGCCAGCAGCGATTCCAGGGCCCGGGCCCTGGATGAACTGCAGAACAGCTTCGGCGACGGGCCCTGCCTCACGGCCCTCCGGAACGGGACTGTGATCTACGTCCCGGATCTGGACTCGGAACCACGCTGGCCCAAATACAACGGTGCCGCACGCGCCGTGGAGATCAGATCCATCCTCGCCGTACCCATGCATCTCCAGGCACCCGCGCAGGCCGTGGTGAACCTGTACGCGCCCGTCCCGGACGGCTTCTCGCATGACGGGATTGACCAGGCCGAGAGCCTCACCGGCACAGCCGCGAAAGCCCTCGATATTGCACTGAACATGGCGCAGTTGCGTACTGCGCGTGATGACCTCTCCGCGGCCCTGAAATCCCGCACCGTTATCGACACGGCGATCGGGGTCATCATTGCCCAGAACAGGTGCCGGCGGGATGAGGCATTCGACATCCTGGTGAAGACGTCCAGCCACCGGAACATCAAACTGAGGGAGGTGGCCGCCAGCATCGTCTCGTCGGTTTCCGGCGAACAGGAATTCCCTACCCCATATGACGAATAG
- a CDS encoding DDE-type integrase/transposase/recombinase — protein MEAKRRSSEAPVLKATGPSQVWSWDITDVYSKWQGKVFKYSVMDIFSREIVGWRVEERESDHLAAEMFKTAIARHGAPLIVHADSGPAMKSNLLRDTLTAHSVELSHNRPYVSNDNPFSESGFRTMKYRPGYPRIFEDLEAARAYLTGYVRWYSTEHKHSGIALFSPSQVHNGSWKELWDQRDKVHQDYYERHPGRFRQRPNTPAPATHVGINLPETKTPQKQAQ, from the coding sequence GTGGAAGCAAAACGTCGTTCCTCTGAGGCGCCGGTCCTCAAGGCCACCGGACCTTCCCAGGTCTGGTCCTGGGACATCACTGATGTCTATTCCAAATGGCAGGGAAAGGTTTTCAAGTACTCCGTCATGGACATCTTCTCCCGGGAGATCGTCGGCTGGCGGGTAGAGGAACGAGAGTCCGACCACCTCGCCGCGGAGATGTTCAAGACAGCCATCGCCCGACACGGCGCCCCGCTTATCGTGCACGCCGATTCAGGGCCGGCCATGAAATCAAACCTGCTCCGAGACACCCTCACCGCCCACAGCGTGGAACTCAGCCACAACCGCCCGTACGTCTCCAACGACAACCCCTTCTCGGAGTCAGGGTTTCGCACGATGAAATACCGGCCCGGCTACCCCCGGATCTTTGAGGATCTCGAAGCCGCCAGGGCCTACCTCACCGGCTATGTCCGCTGGTACAGCACCGAGCACAAACACTCCGGCATTGCACTGTTCTCACCATCGCAAGTTCACAACGGCTCGTGGAAAGAGCTCTGGGACCAGCGGGACAAAGTCCACCAGGACTACTACGAACGACACCCAGGACGGTTCCGCCAACGACCCAACACACCCGCCCCCGCCACACACGTCGGGATCAACCTGCCCGAGACCAAAACACCCCAAAAACAAGCCCAGTGA
- a CDS encoding IclR family transcriptional regulator, producing the protein MSKADSLDTNGNGTNPAEANGKADTKGASVIVNAIAVLRSFTADEPLLGVTEIANRVGLHKSTVSRILATFEQENLVERDEDTRRFRLGLGLIAVAGPLLAELEERRVAYPVLRELTELTGETSALMMWEGNQSICVEQIASRHQIKHTTPLGARYNDALSASVQVFLATEPEERVRSLIRSGAITYAGVDETSLDGYLVRLKEDSRRGWAVNYGESSLDEVGVAAPVYDHRGDVVAAVLIPAPRFRVSQERLQNLGQSCMAAANKVTARLGGKAPGAGSATSAG; encoded by the coding sequence ATGAGCAAAGCAGATTCCCTCGACACCAACGGCAACGGCACCAACCCGGCCGAGGCCAACGGCAAGGCAGACACCAAGGGCGCCTCAGTCATTGTTAACGCCATCGCCGTGCTTCGCTCCTTCACCGCGGACGAGCCGTTGCTGGGTGTCACGGAAATTGCGAACAGGGTAGGCCTGCACAAGAGCACGGTGTCCCGGATCCTGGCGACTTTTGAACAGGAAAACCTTGTGGAGCGGGACGAGGACACGCGCCGCTTCCGGCTCGGGTTGGGGCTGATCGCCGTCGCCGGACCGCTGCTGGCTGAACTGGAGGAGCGCCGCGTCGCCTATCCGGTCCTCCGCGAACTCACCGAACTGACTGGCGAAACGAGTGCCCTGATGATGTGGGAGGGCAATCAGTCCATCTGCGTGGAGCAGATCGCGAGCCGGCACCAGATCAAACACACCACCCCGCTGGGGGCCCGTTACAACGATGCCTTGAGCGCCTCGGTCCAGGTGTTCCTCGCCACCGAACCGGAGGAGCGCGTGCGTTCACTCATCCGAAGCGGCGCCATCACTTACGCGGGGGTGGATGAGACCAGCCTCGACGGTTACCTGGTCCGCCTGAAAGAAGACTCCCGGCGTGGCTGGGCCGTCAACTACGGGGAGAGTTCACTGGATGAAGTGGGCGTGGCCGCGCCCGTCTACGATCACCGCGGCGACGTTGTTGCAGCAGTCCTCATCCCCGCCCCGCGGTTCCGCGTCTCCCAGGAGCGGCTCCAAAACCTCGGCCAATCATGCATGGCGGCAGCCAACAAGGTCACCGCGCGGCTGGGCGGCAAAGCGCCCGGGGCCGGCAGCGCAACCAGCGCCGGCTGA
- a CDS encoding GAF and ANTAR domain-containing protein, which translates to MIKKYPLDELSTVLGRIMGLLLTEEKVDRAVQLLSRAVRDSIPGTLGAGVSILDPNARPVSSGSTDAVVQRADTLQYELVQGPCLTAWATEQSVLIRDVAKDGRWPGWSSAVAGLPIRSVVSTPLLTDGEALGAMKIYAATPNAFDEATTTLMELFAAPAATLLAHIQTAETPARISESLQAALHSRDLINRACGVLMERHTLSEDEALQQLMKQARTSRTTLSEVSAALLAVSTDRPRGTSDGLR; encoded by the coding sequence ATGATCAAGAAATATCCCCTGGATGAACTTTCCACCGTCCTCGGCAGGATTATGGGGCTCCTCCTCACGGAAGAGAAGGTGGACCGCGCCGTGCAGCTGCTCTCGCGGGCCGTCCGGGACTCCATTCCGGGGACGCTGGGAGCCGGCGTTTCCATTCTTGACCCCAATGCCCGGCCTGTCAGTTCAGGGTCCACGGATGCCGTGGTTCAACGCGCTGATACCCTGCAATACGAACTGGTCCAGGGCCCCTGCCTCACCGCCTGGGCCACCGAGCAAAGCGTCCTGATCCGCGACGTGGCCAAGGATGGCCGGTGGCCGGGCTGGAGCTCAGCCGTGGCTGGCCTTCCCATCCGCTCAGTGGTCAGCACGCCACTCCTTACCGACGGCGAGGCCCTCGGCGCCATGAAAATCTACGCCGCAACCCCCAACGCCTTCGATGAGGCCACCACCACCCTCATGGAGCTGTTTGCCGCGCCCGCGGCAACATTGCTCGCGCACATCCAGACTGCCGAAACCCCCGCACGCATCAGTGAAAGCCTCCAGGCAGCCCTCCACAGCAGGGACCTGATCAACCGGGCCTGCGGAGTCCTCATGGAGCGCCATACCCTCAGCGAGGACGAGGCCTTGCAGCAGCTGATGAAGCAGGCCCGCACCTCGCGCACCACGCTCAGCGAAGTCAGCGCCGCTCTTTTGGCTGTCAGCACTGACCGGCCTAGAGGCACCAGTGATGGGCTTCGATAG